A single genomic interval of Lathyrus oleraceus cultivar Zhongwan6 chromosome 7, CAAS_Psat_ZW6_1.0, whole genome shotgun sequence harbors:
- the LOC127108393 gene encoding NAC domain-containing protein 75, which translates to MMNKMTSSDLIDSKLEEHQLCGSKHCPRCGHKFDQGKPDWLGLPAGVKFDPTDQELIEHLEAKVESKNNMKSHPLIDEFILTIEGEDGICYTHPEKLPGVTRDGLSRHFFHRPSKAYTTGTRKRRKIQTEECDLQGTGSGGETRWHKTGKTRPVMVNGKQKGCKKILVLYTNFGKNRKPEKTNWVMHQYHLGQHEEEKEGELVVSKIFYQTQPRQCNWSDNNHRIGATTTITGEGSGGEPSNIINARRDSGSGSSSSKEIATHHNHNHSHIYRDEMSAAAAAAVAVGVPTPLTSFTNALDIQHLKSDHFGFIPFRKNSFDEVGIGEGSTAREMQASGSCDQEQHHVVTHHHQQHQHEHHQQINANAAFHISRPSNPISTIISPPPLHHTSIILDDNSYHVSTIMLQNENFQQQQQQQQHHKLGGGRSASGLEEVIMGCTSTSSDTIKEESSMRNQQEAEWLKYSSYWPVDPPQDNHHHHHHQHHDQ; encoded by the exons ATGATGAATAAGATGACCAGCTCTGATCTCATAGATTCTAAGCTCGAAGAACATCAGTTATGTGGATCCAAACACTGTCCTCGCTGCGGTCACAAGTTCGATCAAGGCAAACCG GATTGGTTAGGTCTACCAGCAGGAGTGAAATTTGATCCAACAGATCAAGAACTCATTGAACATCTCGAAGCGAAAGTCGAATCAAAGAACAATATGAAATCACATCCTTTGATTGATGAATTCATTCTCACTATTGAAGGTGAAGATGGAATTTGTTACACCCATCCTGAAAAACTTCCAG GAGTGACAAGAGATGGATTAAGCAGACACTTTTTCCATAGACCATCAAAGGCATATACAACGGGAACACGAAAGAGACGAAAGATTCAAACCGAAGAATGCGATTTACAAGGAACCGGTTCAGGAGGAGAAACAAGATGGCACAAAACTGGAAAAACAAGACCTGTTATGGTTAATGGAAAACAAAAAGGCTGCAAGAAGATTCTAGTCCTGTACACCAATTTCGGGAAGAATCGAAAACCGGAGAAGACGAATTGGGTTATGCATCAGTATCATCTAGGACAACATGAAGAAGAGAAAGAAGGAGAGCTTGTTGTTTCGAAGATATTTTATCAGACACAGCCAAGACAGTGTAATTGGTCTGATAATAATCATAGAATTGGTGCAACAACAACGATAACCGGTGAAGGAAGTGGTGGTGAGCCTAGTAATATAATCAATGCAAGAAGAGATAGTGGAAGTGGAAGTTCTTCTTCTAAGGAGATTGCAACTcatcataatcataatcataGTCATATTTATAGAGACGAAATGTCTGCTGCTGCTGCCGCCGCTGTTGCTGTTGGTGTCCCGACTCCTTTAACAAGCTTCACAAACGCTTTGGATATTCAACATCTTAAATCTGATCATTTCGGCTTCATCCCATTTCGAAAAAACAGCTTCGATGAG GTTGGAATAGGAGAAGGTTCTACAGCAAGAGAAATGCAAGCATCAGGCTCATGTGATCAGGAGCAGCATCATGTAGTAAcacatcatcatcaacaacatcaacatgAGCATCACCAACAAATTAATGCAAACGCAGCTTTCCATATTAGTAGGCCTTCAAATCCAATCTCAACTATCATCTCTCCACCTCCACTTCACCATACATCCATCATCCTTGATGATAATTCTTACCATGTCTCAACAATCATGCTCCAAAATGAAAATTTCCAG caacaacaacagcagcaacaacatcataAACTAGGTGGTGGAAGGTCTGCATCTGGTTTGGAAGAAGTCATCATGGGTTGCACTTCAACATCTTCTGATACTATCAAAGAG GAATCATCCATGAGAAACCAGCAAGAAGCAGAATGGTTGAAATACTCTTCTTATTGGCCAGTTGACCCTCCTCAAGacaaccatcatcatcatcatcatcaacatcatgATCAATAG